The following are encoded in a window of Aerococcus sanguinicola genomic DNA:
- a CDS encoding cation:proton antiporter: MPFIQFVLAIALVYAAGRLIQKVKLPAILGWLLCGMLVGPNMLNLFHEGITGHPAFQLLATLAQVIVGIMIGSNLIVSKIKKVGSSIFELAIWQMLGIFLTVTLAFGLIFAWLDVPFLIAIIFAVIAMATAPAPVLSVINEYKTDGPLSRATVSMTVMNTLLVNIIFYLFISVLQSQFSEASTSALVNLGLMMVVPILIGVGLGYLAGRFIENAEGSGLGRFLTSIVLTTAIMLAVDYWLYPTPMANYIILGATFSAALVNVISDDQREALSDGFSPVQSAGLLLIILNLAAPLDPSLLVQAGIWSLAYIAFRLLGSFIGSNLGGKRIGADSTVQKYLAFTMMPHSGISLVFSSMAAQVIGLVASDLGASIQIIIPAAALINEIIAVLIAKKAYEWAGEIGQADDDDDYVNQDTSYATQSRDARYYNN; encoded by the coding sequence ATGCCTTTCATACAATTTGTGTTAGCCATTGCCCTCGTCTACGCGGCAGGACGCCTGATCCAAAAAGTGAAACTGCCTGCGATTCTCGGCTGGCTCCTGTGCGGCATGCTGGTTGGGCCCAACATGCTCAATCTCTTCCATGAAGGGATCACAGGCCATCCCGCCTTCCAATTACTGGCCACGCTCGCCCAAGTGATCGTGGGGATCATGATTGGTTCCAACTTGATTGTGTCTAAGATCAAGAAGGTCGGTAGCTCCATCTTCGAACTCGCCATCTGGCAGATGCTCGGAATCTTCCTCACCGTGACTCTGGCTTTTGGCCTGATCTTTGCTTGGTTGGATGTTCCTTTCCTGATTGCGATCATCTTCGCTGTCATTGCCATGGCAACGGCACCAGCCCCTGTCTTATCGGTGATTAACGAATACAAGACAGATGGTCCGCTCTCGCGGGCGACGGTGTCCATGACGGTGATGAATACCCTCTTGGTGAATATTATCTTCTACCTCTTCATCTCCGTCCTCCAATCCCAATTCAGCGAGGCATCCACTTCTGCCCTGGTCAATCTCGGGCTCATGATGGTCGTCCCTATCTTGATTGGGGTCGGACTCGGATACCTGGCTGGCCGCTTCATCGAAAACGCTGAAGGGAGTGGCTTGGGACGTTTCCTCACCAGTATTGTCTTAACGACTGCCATTATGTTAGCTGTTGACTATTGGCTTTATCCTACTCCCATGGCCAATTACATTATCCTAGGGGCTACCTTCTCAGCTGCCCTGGTCAATGTGATTTCAGACGACCAGCGTGAGGCGCTGAGCGATGGCTTTAGTCCGGTACAATCGGCTGGGCTCCTGCTCATCATCTTGAATCTGGCTGCTCCTCTCGACCCTAGCTTGCTGGTCCAAGCTGGTATCTGGAGTCTCGCCTATATCGCCTTCCGTTTACTAGGGAGCTTTATCGGGTCTAATCTCGGAGGCAAACGCATCGGGGCCGACTCCACAGTCCAAAAATACTTGGCCTTCACCATGATGCCCCACTCCGGGATCTCCCTGGTCTTCTCTTCCATGGCTGCCCAGGTCATCGGTCTTGTTGCAAGTGACCTCGGCGCCAGCATCCAGATCATCATTCCGGCAGCCGCTCTCATCAATGAGATCATCGCCGTTCTTATCGCCAAGAAGGCCTACGAATGGGCCGGTGAAATTGGCCAAGCTGATGATGACGATGACTATGTGAACCAAGACACATCCTATGCCACTCAGAGCCGGGATGCCCGCTACTACAATAATTAG
- a CDS encoding alpha/beta hydrolase → MKQKRKKGCLYGLIILLVFFGLVSYGVGSYFVNYALVPQQGAEKREAAVDVSADQLAIDQARAKEEQARQDWLAGLGDRRQALSIQSTDGLKLYGHQIKQYRPSHRWVIIVHGYQSSEDESNLLARHFAEAGYNVLTYSQRAHAPSQGKYIGMGYFEKDDLLAWTKWLVKEDPKAEVVYHGTSMGGATVLMASGLDLPKQVKAIISDCAYSSTWDIFASELKWRFNLPAFPVLYMAEGVGRLQAGYDIRWAEPKNEVAKTDLPILFIHTEKDDFVPVDMARELYASKKQGPKELFLLPNGGHAEAKYQPGYYERIADFLTDYLSSSGIKKALES, encoded by the coding sequence GTGAAGCAAAAAAGGAAGAAGGGCTGTTTGTACGGCCTCATTATATTGCTAGTTTTCTTTGGCTTAGTGAGTTATGGTGTCGGCTCTTATTTCGTGAATTATGCCCTCGTTCCCCAACAAGGAGCAGAAAAGCGAGAGGCAGCTGTTGATGTCTCAGCAGACCAGCTCGCGATTGACCAGGCTAGGGCCAAGGAAGAACAGGCCAGGCAGGATTGGTTGGCTGGACTGGGGGACCGGCGTCAAGCGTTAAGTATCCAGTCAACAGACGGCTTGAAGCTCTATGGCCACCAGATTAAGCAGTACCGCCCGAGCCATCGCTGGGTAATTATCGTCCACGGTTATCAGTCCAGTGAAGACGAATCCAATCTCTTAGCCAGGCATTTCGCTGAGGCTGGCTACAATGTCTTGACCTACAGTCAACGTGCCCACGCACCCAGCCAAGGCAAGTATATTGGGATGGGCTACTTTGAAAAGGATGACCTCCTAGCTTGGACCAAGTGGCTGGTCAAAGAAGACCCGAAAGCGGAGGTTGTCTACCATGGCACCTCCATGGGTGGGGCCACCGTCCTGATGGCATCAGGTCTGGACCTGCCCAAGCAAGTAAAGGCCATTATCTCAGACTGTGCCTATAGCTCAACTTGGGATATCTTTGCTTCAGAATTGAAATGGCGCTTTAATCTTCCAGCCTTCCCCGTTCTCTATATGGCAGAAGGCGTGGGCCGCTTGCAGGCGGGTTACGATATCCGCTGGGCGGAGCCAAAGAATGAAGTCGCCAAAACTGACTTACCCATCCTCTTTATCCATACCGAAAAGGATGATTTCGTCCCCGTTGACATGGCCCGCGAACTCTATGCCAGTAAAAAGCAGGGACCCAAGGAACTGTTCCTCTTGCCCAATGGTGGGCACGCCGAAGCCAAATACCAGCCGGGCTACTATGAGCGGATTGCGGATTTCTTGACTGATTATCTAAGTTCAAGTGGTATTAAGAAGGCCTTGGAGAGCTGA
- a CDS encoding ABC transporter permease translates to MFEFISRNFKVYTRDRMAFLMSFLSIIILILIYQIFLGEIQVDAIKLALNSKTASTDTIQMVNYWLIAGLTTIISMTGTLGAFGVMVADRENKLTEDFKVSPTSPILIELSYAIFAILFGITLTLFSCIFAIGIFNGFSSIFDFTAMDYVKIFGIVCLATILSATIILPILTFIQSSSAFTSLSTIVGTFIGFISGVYLSIGSVGKTLQQIMTWFPLTQINSLLKQVLMKSSMDRVFAQADSAVMTDYKQAYGVILKNADEIVLTNRFILIYCSGLVLSFLLLHLVIRKLKNSGR, encoded by the coding sequence ATGTTTGAATTCATTTCTAGAAATTTTAAGGTTTATACGCGTGATCGTATGGCTTTCTTGATGTCATTTTTATCGATCATTATTCTTATTTTGATTTACCAAATCTTCTTGGGAGAAATTCAGGTTGATGCCATCAAGTTAGCTCTCAACAGTAAGACGGCTTCGACAGATACGATTCAAATGGTTAATTATTGGTTGATTGCAGGATTAACGACTATTATTTCAATGACGGGGACCTTGGGTGCTTTTGGGGTTATGGTAGCAGACCGTGAAAATAAATTGACTGAGGATTTTAAAGTTAGTCCGACTTCTCCCATACTGATTGAATTATCTTACGCGATCTTTGCTATTCTTTTTGGCATTACTTTAACCCTATTTTCTTGTATTTTTGCTATTGGAATTTTTAATGGCTTTTCTTCTATATTTGATTTTACAGCCATGGATTATGTCAAGATATTCGGTATTGTTTGTCTAGCTACAATTTTGTCGGCAACGATTATTCTACCCATTTTGACTTTTATTCAGTCAAGCTCAGCTTTTACAAGCCTAAGTACAATTGTAGGAACTTTTATCGGATTTATTTCAGGAGTCTATTTGTCAATTGGCTCAGTTGGGAAGACTTTGCAACAAATCATGACTTGGTTTCCTTTAACGCAAATTAATTCCCTATTAAAGCAGGTCTTGATGAAATCTTCAATGGATAGGGTGTTTGCTCAGGCAGATAGTGCTGTGATGACTGATTACAAGCAAGCCTATGGAGTGATTTTAAAAAATGCTGATGAAATCGTTTTGACGAATCGCTTTATATTGATTTATTGTTCGGGCCTTGTTTTGTCTTTTCTTTTGCTTCATCTTGTCATTAGAAAGCTCAAAAATTCTGGTAGATAA
- a CDS encoding MetQ/NlpA family ABC transporter substrate-binding protein, producing the protein MKGYKALLMLFLLALITLTGCRSLNLESGEQSSSSAEDDQTRIRLGIMGDDTRLWEPVQKRLKAEGIELDLVKIMTYDQANKDLLAGRIDANASQTLAYLEDFNGNRKSKLVPIAHTMISPLGLYSHEVDNLDDLRDKARIVIPKDPTNAGRALNLLEAAGLITLKETVETYPTLKDIQDNPKAFKIEQVEASKTPPKLTDADAVVINTNFALDAKMDPVKEALVREDLDEEEAAAYVQVLAVKEEDADDPIYQKLVDAFQAPDMKALIKETSKGASQAAW; encoded by the coding sequence ATGAAGGGGTATAAAGCACTCTTGATGCTGTTTCTGCTTGCTTTAATCACTTTGACCGGCTGTAGAAGTCTGAACCTGGAAAGCGGGGAGCAGTCGTCCAGCTCTGCTGAGGATGACCAGACAAGGATTCGCCTAGGGATCATGGGGGATGATACCCGCTTGTGGGAGCCCGTCCAAAAGCGTCTCAAGGCGGAAGGGATTGAGCTCGACCTGGTTAAGATAATGACCTATGACCAAGCCAACAAGGACCTATTAGCTGGCCGTATCGATGCGAATGCTAGTCAAACGCTAGCCTATCTGGAAGACTTTAATGGGAACCGCAAGTCCAAACTGGTTCCTATTGCCCATACGATGATCAGCCCCCTTGGCCTCTATTCCCACGAGGTCGACAACTTGGATGATCTCAGGGACAAGGCGCGGATTGTTATTCCCAAGGACCCGACCAATGCCGGGAGGGCTCTGAACTTGTTGGAAGCTGCTGGTTTAATTACCCTCAAGGAGACCGTAGAAACTTATCCTACTTTAAAAGACATCCAGGACAACCCTAAGGCATTCAAGATTGAACAAGTAGAAGCTTCGAAGACACCGCCTAAATTGACCGATGCCGATGCGGTAGTCATTAATACTAACTTCGCCTTGGATGCCAAGATGGACCCAGTTAAAGAGGCCTTGGTCCGTGAAGACCTCGACGAAGAAGAGGCGGCAGCCTATGTCCAGGTCCTCGCCGTCAAGGAGGAAGATGCCGACGATCCAATCTATCAAAAGCTGGTGGACGCCTTCCAAGCCCCTGATATGAAAGCCTTGATTAAAGAGACCAGCAAGGGAGCAAGCCAAGCCGCCTGGTAA
- a CDS encoding ABC transporter ATP-binding protein, whose protein sequence is MKIKLQNIRKSYGSFEALKGIDLVFEEGKFYGLLGPNGAGKTTLFNLLIKNFKPNSGEISWEIEGKALSDRELYRHIGIVFQSNRLDNNLTVEENLIARAALYNLSKAQVRKRLEDLQDYLNLCEIKKKKYGQLSGGQKRKVDIARALLSNPSLLLLDEPTTGLDPQTRRDLWEAIKHLNKEAHMTVILITHYLEEMASCDVLNVLIAGKLYYSGNVSGFIKEHSTTNLQILLKESYSVQALEIAPFINKSTVVSNREILISDVTVDEIMQIISDNHEKSIIESFNVAYSNLETAYLNLLKEKDGESNV, encoded by the coding sequence ATGAAAATAAAATTACAGAATATTCGCAAAAGCTACGGCTCTTTTGAGGCCCTTAAAGGGATTGATTTAGTTTTTGAAGAGGGAAAATTTTATGGTTTACTTGGCCCTAATGGAGCTGGGAAAACGACTCTCTTTAACCTTTTGATTAAAAATTTCAAGCCAAATTCAGGTGAAATATCTTGGGAAATTGAGGGTAAAGCTTTAAGCGACAGGGAATTGTATCGACATATTGGTATTGTTTTTCAAAGTAATCGCTTGGATAATAATTTGACGGTGGAAGAGAATTTGATTGCTAGAGCTGCTTTGTATAACTTGTCAAAAGCACAGGTTCGAAAACGCCTCGAAGACTTACAAGACTATTTGAATCTTTGTGAAATTAAAAAGAAAAAATATGGGCAATTATCAGGCGGGCAGAAGCGTAAAGTAGACATTGCACGCGCCCTGTTATCTAATCCTTCTTTGCTTTTACTGGATGAGCCCACAACTGGTTTAGATCCCCAAACAAGACGTGATTTGTGGGAAGCGATTAAGCATTTAAATAAGGAAGCTCATATGACAGTTATTTTGATCACGCATTATCTTGAAGAGATGGCAAGCTGTGATGTTTTGAATGTCTTAATTGCTGGAAAACTTTATTATTCAGGAAATGTTTCAGGTTTTATCAAAGAACATTCAACAACCAATCTCCAAATATTGTTAAAAGAAAGCTATTCAGTCCAAGCGTTAGAAATTGCTCCATTTATAAATAAAAGTACGGTTGTTAGTAATAGAGAAATTTTAATTTCTGATGTCACAGTAGATGAGATCATGCAGATTATTTCTGATAATCATGAAAAATCAATAATCGAAAGTTTTAACGTAGCTTATTCTAATTTGGAAACAGCCTATCTAAATTTGCTTAAGGAAAAAGATGGAGAGAGTAATGTTTGA
- a CDS encoding YkvI family membrane protein, with amino-acid sequence MNTFKSMVKIGLAYLGVIIGAGFASGQEMFQYFVSFGKMGIWGLVISSILFIVGGIVLLQFGSYYKVQEHSEVFNHISSPFISKVIDFLINMTLFCTGFIMIAGAGTNLNQQFNWPIWAGALLVSALVIVTGFMDVDKVTGLIGMVTPFVIVFLIGIFIHTLNTMPIPYEEAMATAAAQTTTLPNWLISTLNYTSLALMLAISMAVVIGGEEYSPKQAGLGGLFGGVLVGGLLFASFFSISLNIDGVLGSSMPLLTLFDNLDPRLGVAMAIIIFGMIYNTAIGMYYALAKRVSRSKPENFSRNMIILVGIGFVLSFAGFDTLVAYLYPFIGYCGFFVIALLIIQWAIRYRHIHREIQVRDELIKMEVNRQDDDYEFGREEAADMRALYDESRVDNKELYDEVTELGQTMTDDAEDN; translated from the coding sequence ATGAATACATTTAAAAGTATGGTAAAAATTGGTCTCGCCTATCTCGGCGTGATCATCGGAGCAGGTTTTGCTAGTGGGCAAGAAATGTTCCAGTATTTTGTAAGTTTTGGTAAAATGGGGATTTGGGGTTTGGTTATCTCCTCCATTCTCTTTATTGTCGGAGGAATCGTCCTCTTGCAATTCGGGAGCTACTACAAGGTCCAGGAGCACAGTGAGGTATTTAACCACATCTCATCACCATTTATTTCCAAAGTGATTGATTTCTTAATCAATATGACACTCTTTTGTACCGGTTTTATTATGATTGCTGGGGCAGGGACCAACCTCAACCAGCAATTCAACTGGCCAATCTGGGCCGGGGCGCTCCTAGTCTCAGCCCTGGTTATTGTGACTGGTTTTATGGATGTGGATAAGGTGACAGGTTTAATTGGGATGGTGACGCCCTTCGTCATTGTTTTCTTGATCGGGATCTTCATTCATACCCTTAACACCATGCCTATCCCTTATGAAGAAGCCATGGCGACAGCGGCAGCCCAAACGACAACCCTGCCCAACTGGTTGATCTCTACTTTGAACTATACCAGCTTGGCTCTGATGCTAGCCATTTCTATGGCTGTGGTCATTGGGGGCGAGGAATATAGTCCTAAGCAAGCAGGGCTCGGTGGCCTCTTTGGTGGGGTCCTCGTCGGCGGCTTACTTTTTGCTTCTTTCTTCTCAATCAGTTTGAATATCGACGGGGTCCTCGGCTCTTCCATGCCGCTACTCACTCTCTTCGATAATTTAGATCCAAGATTGGGCGTTGCTATGGCCATTATCATCTTCGGGATGATCTACAATACGGCTATCGGGATGTACTACGCCTTAGCCAAACGGGTTTCCCGGTCCAAGCCAGAAAACTTCAGTCGGAATATGATTATCTTGGTTGGAATCGGCTTCGTGCTTTCCTTCGCTGGTTTCGATACCTTGGTGGCTTATCTCTACCCCTTCATCGGCTATTGCGGTTTCTTCGTGATTGCCCTCCTGATTATCCAGTGGGCCATTCGTTACCGTCATATCCACCGGGAAATCCAGGTGCGTGATGAGTTGATCAAGATGGAAGTGAATCGCCAAGATGACGATTATGAATTTGGTCGTGAGGAGGCTGCAGATATGCGGGCCCTCTATGACGAGTCAAGGGTAGATAATAAGGAACTCTATGATGAAGTGACCGAACTCGGTCAGACGATGACAGATGACGCAGAGGATAACTAA
- a CDS encoding DUF3278 domain-containing protein has translation MKKRIIQHYLGFIGHRDEYQEKKLNEVLAFANIVTQYAISILILISLLWDLNQGQVSLGTIFLFLLLMGNSLYILAKTRKYRLADTEFYDAKDYKKAVRQLRQQMLRAGLLWTLGMIFWMEVVFPYMDGRALEFSGAKLAIYLVGGLAFTVTTYLITKSKLHLVKD, from the coding sequence ATGAAAAAACGTATTATCCAACACTACCTCGGCTTCATCGGCCACCGTGATGAATACCAAGAGAAGAAGCTCAATGAAGTCCTGGCCTTTGCCAATATCGTGACCCAGTATGCCATTTCCATCTTGATTTTAATCAGCTTGCTTTGGGACCTCAACCAGGGACAGGTCAGCTTGGGGACCATCTTTCTCTTTCTTCTCTTGATGGGCAATTCCCTCTATATCCTGGCCAAGACGCGCAAGTACCGGCTGGCCGATACCGAATTCTATGATGCCAAAGATTATAAAAAAGCCGTCCGCCAACTCCGCCAGCAAATGCTCCGCGCTGGTCTTTTGTGGACCCTAGGCATGATCTTCTGGATGGAAGTGGTCTTTCCTTATATGGACGGCCGGGCTTTGGAATTCAGTGGGGCCAAACTAGCCATCTATCTTGTCGGAGGTCTGGCCTTTACAGTTACAACGTATCTCATCACCAAGTCCAAACTCCACCTGGTCAAAGATTAA
- a CDS encoding sulfatase family protein has translation MSQKKPNIVLIFADDLGMGDVSAFNPESKIHTEHIDALAKDGMRFTDSHATSALCTPSRYGLLTGRYNWRSRLKSSVIPGDSQTLIEKDRRTLPQMLKDHGYQTAAIGKWHLGMEWTLKDHKDYERYGVDGDKYRDQEANYQKGRPYFGNTTDEPIFRGTDIDYSQPIKFGPLNYGFDYFYGTAASLDQAPFTIIENDRALYQPEYMAGDHNISRIKSDTNRSIEAGVMAPEHSPYHVPDQMQAKALEVLDEMIEADDPFFLYYPNHLVHGPIIPQERFRGKSGIGDYGDFVLQLDSYVGEIANKLKEAGIYEDTLFIFTSDNGASPIVDIDRLKEEEDHDPSNGLRGHKMHIWEGGHREPTIVSYPRLIEANTVSNHMVSHSDFYNTIADILGEEKRDDVAEDSYSNLPLWQGKDQAVREDIIHSAGNGGFSIRRDFWKLIMVKDGGLGGYERNVDSYKETFQATELYDLRDDLSESHNVITDHPDVVDELSQVLVDYIKEGRSTPGQAQANQADLPTGDWEQVAFMPDYEDYVQGLNQAAVEAGQISQEELDKNSAFKKED, from the coding sequence ATGAGTCAAAAGAAACCAAATATTGTTTTAATTTTTGCAGACGACTTGGGGATGGGCGACGTTTCTGCCTTTAACCCCGAATCCAAAATCCATACGGAACATATCGATGCCCTAGCCAAGGACGGGATGCGTTTCACAGATTCCCACGCCACCAGTGCCCTCTGCACCCCTTCCCGCTACGGCCTCTTAACTGGCCGTTATAATTGGCGGTCCCGGCTTAAAAGCTCAGTCATCCCTGGAGACTCTCAGACCTTGATCGAGAAAGACCGGCGTACCCTCCCACAAATGCTTAAAGACCATGGCTACCAAACCGCTGCTATCGGTAAATGGCATTTGGGGATGGAATGGACCCTAAAGGACCACAAGGACTATGAACGCTACGGGGTTGACGGGGACAAGTACCGCGACCAAGAAGCCAACTACCAAAAAGGCCGGCCTTATTTTGGGAATACGACGGATGAACCGATCTTCCGGGGCACCGACATCGACTACAGCCAACCGATTAAATTCGGCCCTCTCAACTATGGCTTCGACTACTTCTATGGGACAGCAGCCAGCCTGGACCAAGCTCCCTTCACCATTATCGAAAATGACCGAGCCCTCTACCAACCTGAATACATGGCCGGTGACCACAATATCTCTCGGATCAAGTCGGATACCAACCGCTCAATTGAAGCCGGCGTGATGGCTCCTGAGCACAGCCCCTACCATGTCCCAGACCAAATGCAGGCCAAGGCGCTCGAGGTTTTAGACGAGATGATTGAAGCGGATGACCCCTTCTTCCTCTACTACCCTAACCACCTCGTCCACGGTCCGATTATCCCCCAAGAACGTTTCCGCGGTAAATCAGGAATCGGTGACTACGGTGACTTCGTGCTCCAGCTTGACTCCTATGTGGGTGAAATTGCCAATAAGCTCAAGGAAGCCGGCATCTATGAGGATACCCTCTTCATCTTTACTTCAGATAACGGCGCTTCACCAATCGTTGATATTGACCGCTTGAAGGAAGAAGAAGACCACGACCCAAGCAATGGGCTCCGCGGCCATAAGATGCACATCTGGGAAGGCGGTCACCGGGAACCTACCATCGTCAGCTATCCACGACTGATTGAAGCCAATACCGTCTCTAATCACATGGTCTCCCACTCCGACTTCTACAATACCATCGCCGATATCCTGGGCGAAGAGAAACGCGATGACGTGGCTGAAGATAGCTACTCCAACCTTCCCCTCTGGCAGGGCAAGGACCAGGCTGTCCGCGAAGACATCATCCACTCTGCCGGTAACGGGGGCTTCTCCATCCGCCGCGACTTCTGGAAGCTCATCATGGTTAAGGATGGCGGCCTAGGCGGCTATGAGCGTAACGTCGACAGCTATAAGGAAACCTTCCAAGCAACGGAACTCTATGACCTGCGTGATGACCTCTCCGAAAGCCACAATGTCATTACAGACCATCCCGATGTGGTTGATGAATTAAGCCAAGTCTTGGTCGACTACATTAAAGAAGGCCGATCAACCCCTGGCCAAGCCCAAGCCAACCAAGCCGACCTGCCAACAGGTGACTGGGAACAAGTTGCCTTTATGCCAGACTACGAAGACTATGTCCAAGGCCTCAACCAAGCCGCCGTTGAAGCTGGCCAAATCAGCCAGGAAGAGCTCGATAAGAACTCTGCATTTAAGAAAGAAGACTAA
- a CDS encoding helix-turn-helix transcriptional regulator has product MNHVRSYRQKLGISQAELARRVEVARQTINLIENDKYNPSLDLCLRLAHALGTDLNQLFWNEEES; this is encoded by the coding sequence ATGAACCATGTGCGATCTTACCGTCAGAAGCTAGGCATTTCTCAGGCGGAACTCGCTCGGCGGGTGGAGGTGGCTCGGCAGACCATTAATTTAATTGAGAATGATAAGTATAATCCGTCGCTCGACCTTTGTCTGCGCTTAGCCCATGCTTTGGGAACTGATTTAAACCAATTGTTTTGGAATGAGGAGGAATCTTAA
- a CDS encoding SOS response-associated peptidase yields the protein MCGRYEYQLKDPLLAHFYRKLGQNKAASGTIYPGQEVVCLGLDPNAKVRVASMRWGFDGFKKKQYLINARSESINDKLAFAQSFRYRRCIFPMSAFYEWSADKTRFLFSASQVLFVGGCYQVTVQADGQSQAQAVLMTRAADQVVGRVHQRMPYFVHKEDLRNWLSDWHYASNYQGQAPELAMQKDSPDRLSHLVTLDLE from the coding sequence ATGTGCGGACGCTATGAATACCAGCTCAAGGACCCCCTCTTGGCCCACTTCTACCGCAAATTGGGCCAAAACAAGGCGGCTAGCGGCACCATCTATCCTGGCCAAGAGGTGGTCTGCTTGGGCTTAGACCCAAACGCCAAGGTCCGGGTAGCCAGTATGCGCTGGGGTTTTGACGGTTTCAAGAAGAAGCAATACCTAATCAATGCCCGGTCGGAAAGCATCAACGATAAGCTGGCCTTTGCCCAGTCCTTCCGCTACCGCCGTTGCATCTTCCCCATGTCCGCCTTCTACGAGTGGTCGGCCGACAAGACCCGCTTCCTCTTCTCAGCCAGCCAGGTCCTCTTCGTCGGTGGCTGCTACCAGGTCACTGTGCAAGCAGACGGCCAAAGCCAAGCCCAGGCTGTCCTCATGACTCGGGCTGCTGACCAGGTCGTCGGCCGCGTTCACCAGCGCATGCCTTATTTCGTCCACAAAGAAGACCTCCGCAACTGGCTTAGCGACTGGCACTACGCCTCCAACTACCAGGGCCAGGCGCCTGAACTTGCCATGCAAAAGGACAGTCCCGACCGGCTCAGCCACTTGGTCACCCTGGACTTAGAATAA
- a CDS encoding YdcF family protein: MFYLGLGLVAILLLLARLIYLYYHLDTGQAPQLADIILVAEGPAPERSDQAVALLEAGYSQTGYLLVAPRPAHKDWDIFPTYVKKGAPPQSLVAEDQATSTWTNAVNSLAIMAERGWTSANVVTSDYHMRRTMLTFRRANRQYGFDLTFVSAHRDGHGYRATPNGRRMARMEVLKWIGYRLYLYHWIDW, encoded by the coding sequence ATGTTTTATCTCGGGCTTGGGCTTGTGGCAATTCTTTTGCTTCTCGCTCGTCTGATCTATCTTTATTATCATCTGGACACCGGCCAGGCGCCCCAGCTGGCTGATATTATCCTAGTGGCTGAAGGGCCGGCTCCGGAACGTAGTGACCAGGCTGTGGCTCTCTTAGAGGCGGGCTATAGTCAGACGGGCTATCTCTTGGTGGCGCCCCGCCCTGCCCACAAAGATTGGGATATCTTTCCGACTTATGTGAAGAAGGGGGCACCGCCTCAGAGTCTAGTGGCTGAAGACCAGGCCACTTCGACCTGGACCAATGCGGTGAACAGCCTAGCTATTATGGCCGAGCGGGGCTGGACCAGTGCCAATGTTGTGACCAGCGATTATCACATGCGCCGGACCATGCTCACCTTCCGCCGGGCCAACCGCCAGTACGGCTTTGACCTGACTTTCGTAAGTGCCCACCGGGATGGTCACGGCTACCGGGCCACCCCCAATGGACGTCGCATGGCTCGGATGGAGGTCCTGAAGTGGATCGGTTACCGGCTTTATCTTTACCATTGGATTGATTGGTAG